A window of Lepidochelys kempii isolate rLepKem1 chromosome 1, rLepKem1.hap2, whole genome shotgun sequence contains these coding sequences:
- the USP18 gene encoding ubl carboxyl-terminal hydrolase 18, translating into MTCPRSQPISDNCVSLGPFVLLKSLCCPVLLMGQGIGCPEKSRKSELALNQSMRKEEDGEECREEAVERGDQQLRALRGVADLNNGAIGLYNMGRSCCLNSLLQVFFMNTHFTMILRRIRVPVGHAEQKESVPYQMLLLLEQMQRSKQRAVYPQELVLCLTVHNLKLFVQYDAAHLFLSLWNLVKNQITDRQLADRLTTLYTIWVQEYLVCQKCSFETRRDSNMVTLPLPMFNAHSQRLKTLEDSLHCFFQPEQLTDNNMCLCEQCERKTPSLQGMRLTCLPQTLTLHLKRFCYRKSSWTQKISYSLPFPQSLDFNQILTQEQFHPDAKEKADWQYDLFGVVAHSGLASFGHYCAYIRSLTEGRWYCFNDSSVCQVSWDDVKCTYGNSHFHWGETAYLLVYMRKNPQ; encoded by the exons atgacttgtccaagatcacagcCAATAAGTGACAACTGTG TCTCTCTAGGTCCTTTTGTATTACTGAAGTCCTTGTGTTGCCCTGTGCTGTTGATGGGCCAGGGAATTGGCTGTCCAGAGAAAAGCAGAAAGTCAGAGCTGGCATTAAACCAGAGCATGAGGAAGGAGGAAGATGGAGAAGAGTGCAGAGAGGAAGCTGTGGAGAGAGGTGACCAGCAGCTAAGAGCTCTCCGTGGTGTGGCAGACTTAAACAATG GAGCCATTGGGCTATACAATATGGGACGGAGCTGCTGCCTGAATTCTCTGCTTCAGGTGTTCTTCATGAACACACACTTCACCATGATACTACGAAG GATCAGAGTCCCGGTAGGACATGCAGAACAAAAGGAGAGTGTCCCATACCAAATGCTCTTGCTGTTGGAACAGATGCAGCGTAGCAAACAGAGAGCCGTGTATCCCCAAGAACTTGTCCTCTGTCTCACTGTGCACAATTTGAAAC TGTTTGTCCAGTATGACGCTGCTCACCTCTTCCTGAGCCTCTGGAACCTCGTTAAGAATCAGATCACAGACCGGCAGCTG GCTGACAGGTTGACCACGCTGTACACTATCTGGGTGCAGGAGTATCTGGTTTGTCAGAAGTGCTCCTTTGAAACCAGGAGGGACAGCAACATGGTAACCCTCCCACTCCCAATGTTTAATGCCCATTCTCAGCGACTGAAGACACTG GAGGATTCCTTGCACTGCTTTTTCCAGCCCGAGCAGCTGACTGACAACAACATGTGTCTCTGTGAACAGTGTGAAAGGAAAACACCAAGTCTGCAG GGCATGAGGCTAACATGTCTGCCACAGACCCTCACTCTTCACCTAAAGCGCTTCTGCTACAGGAAATCTTCCTGGACTCAGAAGATCAGCTACTCTCTGCCTTTTCCACAAAGCCTTGATTTCAACCAGATCCTGACACAAGAGCAATTTCACCCAGATGCCAAAGAGAAG GCAGATTGGCAGTATGATCTCTTTGGTGTTGTTGCTCATTCGGGATTAGCCAGCTTTGGTCACTACTGTGCCTACATTCGGAGTCTCACGGAAGGCAGATGGTACTGCTTCAATGATTCCAGTGTCTGTCAG